A region of the Egibacteraceae bacterium genome:
ATCGCGGTCGGCCATCTCCGTCGAGCCGCCGACGCCGTCGCGTCCGGGAGGGACCGGGACGCGCGGGCGGGGCACGCGGCCGCCCGGACGTACCTGTACCAAGCCCTGTCCGCCGCCCGGCTGCTGACCCACGAGGAACGACTGCAGGAGCTCGTGGTGGACACGCTGCTGCAGGACGCCCGACCCGAGGAGCCGGTGGGCTCCAGCAGTGGGCGCATCGTGCACGGGTGGGAGGCCTGGCGACGGACCGACGCACCGTGACCGCGGGGCAGCCGCTGGCTCCGGCGGGTCCGGAGGCTTAGTCGCTGCCGTGGAGGTGGGCCAGGAGGCGGACCACGAACGTGGCCATCTGGTCGCGGCGGACCCCCGCACCCGGCCCGTAGGTGCCATCGGCGAACCCCGAGGCCAACCCCGCCTGCGCCGCCCCGTTGACGTTGGCGAAGTGCGGGTTGCCCGCACCGACGTCGGGGAACGCCAGGGTCTGGCTCGCCAGGTCCTCCGCTGCGGCGAACGCCGCCGCGCGCAGCAGGAACGACGCCATCTGGTCACGGCGCACCGCCACGGTCGGGCCGTAGCTGCCATCGGATCGCGGTAGGGACCGCCCTCGCGGGCGGCCCCCCGCACAGATCCCAGCGTGC
Encoded here:
- a CDS encoding S-layer homology domain-containing protein, with the translated sequence HAGICAGGRPRGRSLPRSDGSYGPTVAVRRDQMASFLLRAAAFAAAEDLASQTLAFPDVGAGNPHFANVNGAAQAGLASGFADGTYGPGAGVRRDQMATFVVRLLAHLHGSD